The genomic window GCCGCGCACCTGCTGGATCGCCGTCCAGACCAGCCACGCGCCGAAGATGTAGAACACCCAGCTGAAGTTCTCGATCAGCGAGGCGCCGAGCAGGATGAAGATGCCGCGCAGCACCAGCGCGATGATGATGCCCACCATCAGCACCTCCTGCTGCAGCTTCCTGGGCACCGCGAACTTCGCCATGATGATGACGAAGACGAAGAGGTTGTCGATCGACAGGCTGTACTCGGTGAGCCAGCCGGCGAGGAACTGCCCGCCGTGCTCGGCGTCGCCGAGCCAGAACATCATCCCCGCGAAGATCAGCGCGAGCGCGACGTAGAACACCACCCACAGCGTCGACTCCCGGAACGACGGCACGTGCGGCCGCTTGATGACCAGGAGCAGGTCGCCGACGAGGATCAGCGTGAGGACGATCAGGGATCCGATTTCGAACCAGGCGGGGAGCTGGAGCACGCGCGGCCTTCCGGGAGGTATGAGAGCACGACAGGACTCGAAAGTCTCTCCCAGTGCACGTGGTGCGGCACTGCCACGCCCGGAGCGTCGACGCTGGCGCTCGTATTGACGATCGTGGCCGGAGCACCTGGCCCCGCGGGATACTCCCCTTCGCTTCGAGGAGTCTACCCGCACCGGAACGTCGGCTGGACGCCCCTGCAGTAGGAGCCGGCGCGCTTCGGATGCACCGACGGCACCGGCTTCCGCGGAAACGACGAACGCCCCTGCATTCGCAGGGGCGTTCGCCTGTTGCCTTCGTGACCCCAGCGGGATTTGAACCCGCGCTACCGCCGTGAGAGGGCGGCGTCCTAGGCCGCTAAACGATGGGGCCTTGTCTTCGGAATCTCGTTCCGTTTTCGGCAACTTGAAGAGTATGACACACGATCCGACGCGTTCCAAATCGGGCGGAACGACCCCGCCGGCACCCTCAGACGTACACCGCGACGGCCCCCGGAACCACCTCGACGTCGACCGGGAGCGGGCCGATCCGCTCCCCGTCGGCGTACGCGACCACGTCGGATGCCTCGACGCCGACGGACCTCGCGCGGACGAACTCGACCGCGGGATGGGAGGTGTGCTCGCCGGCGAAGACCTTCGGGAACACCCGGATGAGCCCCAGGCGGCTCAGCGGATGCACGATGAAGACGTCGAGCGCACCGTCTGCGAGATCGGCGTGCGGGACGATGCGCATCCCACCGCCGATGGACGAGTTGTTCGCCACCGACACGAGCATCGCCCGCTGTTCGCGCCGGACGCCGTCGATCGTCAGCACGTACGCGCGCGGTCGGAACGTCAGCAACTCGCGCACGAGCGCGATCGTGTACCGGCTCGGGCCGCGCGGACGCACCATCCGATTCGCGCGCTCGTTGACGACCGCGTCGAAGCCCGCCGACAGGACGCCGGCGAACCACGTCGTGAGGCCGCCGTGCTGCACCCGGGCCGCGTCGATGCGTCGCGGCTCGCGCCCGAGGGCGGCGACCAGCGCGTCGACGGCGGCGTCCGGGTCGTCGAACGGCAGCCCGAGCCCACGGGCGAGGTCGTTGCCCGTGCCGGTCGCGACGATGCCCAGCGGGACCGGCGTGCCGGCGACGAGGTTGAGCCCCAGCGAGACCATGCCGTCGCCGCCCACGACGATGAGGCCGTCGGCGCCCGCAGCGAGCGCACGCTCGGTCTCGCGGCGGAGCAGTTCGACGTTCGGCTCACGCAGCATCACCACGTCGTGGCCCTCGCGCTGGAGGCGCTCGACGACGGCGTGGCCGACCGATCGGTTCCTGCCGAACGACGCCGCGGGGTTCACGGCGACCAGGAGCCGTTCGGGAGTTCGATGCACCCTGCGATCATCGCAGCACGATCGGATGCCCCGGTGCCGACGAGGCCTCCATGGCGATTCGTGTCGTCCGTCGTCGCGATGCGCGGCGCCTTGCGCCGCCCTCGCCGCTCGTGTTGGCTCGGTCCATGCGACTGACGAAGCTCGAACACGCCACGCTGGTCCTGGAGAAGCCGGGCGGCGCCGTCGTCATCGACCCGGGCAAGTTCACCGGGGAGTTCGATGCCCCCGACGAGCTCGTGGCGATCGTGATCACCCATGAGCACGACGATCACTGGACGCCCGGACACCTCGCCCGGCTCGCCGACGCCGCGCCCGACGCACGCGTCCTCGGGCCCGAGGGCGTGGTGCGGGCAGCGGCGGCGCAGGGCCTCGTCGTCGAGGCCGTCGCTCCCGGCGACGAGATCGACGCAGGCCCGTTCCGGCTCCGGTTCTTCGGGGGCGGGCACGCGGTGATCCATGCGTCGATCCCCGTGATCGACAACCTCGGGGTCGTCGTCGACGAGACGTTCGTCTATGCCGGCGATTCGTTCAGCGTCCCCGACGTCGAGGACGTGGCCGTGCTCGCCGTTCCCGCCAACGCACCGTGGATGAAGATCGCGGAGTCGATCGACTTCGTGCTCGAGGTGTCGCCGCGCCGGGCGTTCGGCACGCACGACGCGCTGCTGTCGCAGCCGGGCAAGGACCTCGCCCACTCCCGTCTCGGCTGGGCGACCGAGCAGGGCGGCGGAACCTACCTGCCGCTCGCCGCAGGCGACTCCATCGAGCTCTGACCGCCCGCGCACCGGGATCCGCCGCTATGTGAAAGCGGCTCGCCGGGCGCACCGGTCCGACGGCGATCAGCCTCCGCGGCCGCCGCCACCGCCGTTCCCGTCGCCGCCGCGACCGCCGTTCCCGTCACCGCCGCCGTTGCCACCACCGCCGCCCCAGCCGGAGTCGCCGTCGCCACCGTCACCCCAGCCGGAGTCGCCACCGTCGCCCCAACCGGAGTCGCCACCGTCGCCCCAACCGGAGTCGCCGCCGCCCCAGCCGGAGTCGTCATCGCCGCCGCCGACCTCCGCCGGCTGCGGATCGGCGGTCTCGGTGTCGACGGGTGGCGCGCTCGGAGCTCCCTGCCTCGGAGCGACAGGGCCCGGGCCGAGCTCCCGGATCGGATCGCCGCCGTACTTCGCCGAGGCGGCCGACATGACGATCGGCCACATCCGGTGCCGGGCGGTCGCCGCCGAACCGCTGTCGAACGAGATGGCCCGTTGGTTCGCGTCGCCGGTGACGCTCACGACTCCGGCCGCGGTGGCGACCTTGCTGCTCGCGCCGACCATCCAGGTATCCTTCGCCCCGTCGGTCGTTCCGGTCTTCCCGATCAGCGGAACCGACGGCTCGGTGTTCCCGTTCGACACCGATCCCGTGCCTCCCGTCATCACCCGCCGCATGCCGTACGCCATGCCGGCGGCGACATCGGGCGAGACCGCCTGCGTGCAGGTGGACTTGGGGACCTCGATCTCCTGGCCGTCGCCGCCGACGATCCGGTCGATCGCGACCGGGGAGCACGACAGACCGCCGTTCGCGATGCCGGCGAATGCGACCGCGAGGCTCAGCGGCGCGACCTCGTTGATGCCGAGGACCGCCGAGGGGAACTGCACGAGCGGATTCCCGTCGGCGCGGTGCACCCCGAACGCCTGGGCCTTGTTCGCGATGCCGCACTGGTCGAGCAGCTTGGCCATGCCGAGGAAGCCGGTGTTGATCGACCCGACCGTCGACTCCAGCGCGCTGTAGTTGGCACCCGCCTCGTTGGCGTCGTTCCTCGGGTTCCACCCCGGGTCGGCGTACTGCGTGCCGAGGCAGCTGTCGCGGAACGCCCCCCAGTTCGCCTTGCGCCGCGAATCGACGCGTTCGCTCATGGAGTGCCCTTCCGCGAGCCACTCGGCGAGCGTGAAGACCTTGTAGGACGATCCCGGCTGGAACCCGCTCGATCCGCCGTAGTCGTAGTCGGTGTTGTAGTTGATCCCCGTGAAGTCCGGACGACCGGCGACGACCGCAGGGTCCTGGCTGTAGTTCTTGTTCTGGGCCATCGCCAGCACCCGGCCGGTGCCGACCTGCACACTGGAGATCACCGCGCCGACATCCCAGCCGGGGTAGGTCTGCGGGACGTTCTCGGCGATCGCCCGCTCGGCGGCCGCCTGCAGGTCCAGGTCGAGCGTCGTGTAGATCTGGTATCCGCCCCGGCGGAAGTTGAGCATGCGCTCTTCGGCGTCCTCGCCGAAGAGCGGGTCGTTCTGCAGGATGTGGATGACGTAGTCGCAGAAGTAGGCCGAACCGCCGGCCGTCTGGCATCCGGTGCTCGGTTCGGTGATGGCGGGTTGCACCGGCGTCGCGACGGCCTCGTCGTACTGGACCTGGGTGATCTTCTTGAAGTTCAGCATCCGGTCGAGGATGTAGTCGCGACGCGCGTGGTTCGCGGCGTACCCGTTCGCCGCACCGTTCGTCTCGCTCTCGGGCTTGTCCAGCTGGAACTTGACGGGGTTGTTGACGATGGCGATCAACGACGCGGCCTGCGCGAGCGTGAGGTTCGCCGCCGTCGTCGAGTAGTAGTAGTTCGCGGCGGCCTCGATGCCGTACACCGTTCCGCCGAACCCGGCGATGTTCAGGTATCCGAGCAGGATGTCGTCCTTCGCGTACCGCTTGTCCACGCCGATCGCGAGTCGCATCTCCTTGAGCTTGCGGTCGATCGTGGTCTCGGTCGCCGTGTCGTAGCATCCCAGCCGCTCGTCCTCGATGAGGGCGAACCGCTCGTCGGGCGTGAGGGCCGTCTGCTCGTCGACGGTCAGGCGGCCGAGCGCGACGTCGGCAGCCTCGCGCTCGCACTCCTGCACGCGGACGTTCTTGACGTACTGCTGCGCGATCGAGGATCCGCCCTGCGTCTCACCGCCGGCCGCGGTGGTGAGCGCCGCGCGGATGGTGCCCTGGAGGTCGATGCCGCCGTGGTCGTAGTAGCGCGGGTCCTCCCCCGCGACGGCCGCGTCCTTGACGTACTGGCTGACCTGGTCCCAGCCGACGGTGATCCGGTTCTGGTCGTAGAACGAGGCGAGGTGCTGCACCGAGCCGTCGCTGCGGGTGGCGTAGATGTCGCTCTTCTCGCTGAGGTCGCCGATCTCGAGGTACCCGGGGAGGTTCTCGAACAGGCCGATCGTGTTGGACGCGGTGACGCCGACGAGCGAGAGCGCCGGCGTGGCCGCGGTGACGACGAGCGCGCCGGCGGCGACGCTCGCCACGACGAGCCCGACGAGACCGCCCAGCACGCCGCCGATGGTCCGCGTCTCCTGGAAGTCGCGTGCCCGCTTGTGCCGGTACGGGCGTGCGTCCACCGCTCCGTCGCGTCCGTCGTCCATCCCCGCAACCCCCGTTTCGAGTCGACTTCCATCGAACCTCAGGGTGCTCGGGAAGTCCAGCATGCGAGGCCCCGGCGCGCCCTGAGCACGATTCAGTTTCGTGCGCCCTCGGTCGTGCGAGGTGCGCTCGCTCAGCGGCGCGCCGCCGGTTGGGGGGCGGGCGCGGGCTGCGGCATCCGTCGCACCTGGCCGAATCGTTCCGCGAGCGGCGCCAGCAGCAGCGGCCGCGCGACGACCCACGCGCCGACCAGCGCGACGAGGGAGCCCGCGAACACCGCGAAGCCGATCCAGTCGTCGGAGTCACGCGAGGCGTACAGGTGGTTGAGGTTCCGCAGCGCTCCGGTCGTGAGCACGAGCACGACGTGCACGAACGTGAACAGCAGGAAGAAGAGCATGGTCGGGAAGTGCAGCGCCCGGGCGACGCGCTCGCTGGGCAGCTTCGCGAGGCGACCCTGCATCGGCCAGGCCGGCGACATCCGAAGTCCGGTGATGATCGCGATCGGCGACGCGATGAACACGACCGCGAAGTACGACAGCACCTGCGCGTCGTTGTACGAGACCCACGAATTCTCGACCGGCCACTCGAGCGAGAGGTACTGGAGCACGACCGAGAGCGAGTTGGGCACGACCGACCAGTCGGTGGGCACGATGCGCACCCACTGCCCGGTCGCGAAGAGCAGCACGACGTAGACGACGCCGTTGAGCACCCAGAACGCGTCGACGACCAGGTGCAGCCAGACCGAGATGCCGAGCCGGCGCGGCGTGCCCTTGGTGCGCGGGAACCTCGAGTTGTCGCGGGTCCAGAACGCGGGCGGGCGCTGCTTCGACCGGATGATCAGGCCGGTGCGGACGATCATCACCAAGAAGAACACGTTGAAGAAGTGCTGCCAGCCCAGCCACGCGGGGATGCCGACCGGCGCCCCGTCGGGCAGGCCGCTGTGACCGGGGTACTGCTCGATGAACGCCTGGACGGCGGGCAGCGAGCGCAGCCCGCGCGCGGCGAGCACCGCGACGGCGAGCAGCACGAGAGCACCGACGAGGTACCAGGCGAGCCGCTTCCACGAGATCTGCTTCCACGAGATCCTGGAGCGCAGCGAGGGCGAGGACGACGGCACGTCCCTCAGCGTGACAAACGGCGACATCGGATGCAACTTCCCGGATGCCTCGAAGACGCGAGGTTACCGGCGTAGGGTCGGGAACGCGGATGCCCGGTCCGCGCGCGAGGGGGCGGCGATGGACGACGAAGGTACGACGACCGGCGACCCCGCGCGGTTCGACACCGTCGTGGTCGGCGCCGGAGTCTCCGGCCTCACCGCGGCACGACTGCTCGCCGACGCCGGCCACCGGGTCGTCGTGCTCGAAGCCCGGGATCGCGTCGGAGGGCGGGTGTGGACGGACCGCACCGGCGGGGAGGCGACCGATCTCGGGGCGTCCTGGATCCACGGGGTGACCGACAGCCCCGTCGCGGCCGCGGCCGCGGCGTTCGGCATGCGCACCGTCGAGTTCACGGTCGGCGGCTACCAGCCCGACAGCAGGCCCATCGCGTACTACGGACCCGACGGCGTGCGACTGCCGGATGCCGACGCGGCGCGGTTCGCCGCCGACATCCACGCGGTGGACGCGGCGCTCGCCACCGTCGTCGCGCGATCCGCGCCGGATGCCTCCTACCGCGACGTCACCGAGGAGGCGCTGGCCGTGCAGGGCTGGGACGACGAGCGGACGCTGCGGGTGCGCGAGTACCTCGAGCACCGCTCCGAGGAGCAGTACGGCGCGTGGATCGAGGACCTGGCCGCGCACGGCCTCGACGACGACTCGATCGACGGCGACGAGGTGGTCTTCCCGGACGGATACGACCGGCTGGCCGAACGACTGGCCGAGGGGCTCGAGGTCCGGCTGGGTCGGGTGGTGCGCCTGGTGCGGTGGTCGGCGGAGGGCGTGACGGTCACGTTCGACGGCGCCGGGGTCGGCACTGAACGGGTCATCGCGGATCACGCCGTGGTGACCGTGCCGGTCGGCGTGCTGCAGTCCGACGCGTTCGCCATCGAGCCCGAACTGCCCGAGCCCGTCGCCGGCGCGCTGTCGCGGCTGCGGATGAACGCGTTCGAGAAGGTGTTCCTGCGCTTCGAGGACCGGTTCTGGGACGACGGCGTCTACGCGATCCGCCAGCAGGGGCCCGAGGGCCGGTGGTGGCATTCCTGGTACGACCTGACCGGGCTGCACGGCACGCCGACCCTGCTGACGTTCGCCGCCGGCCCGGCTGCGATCGAGACGCGCGACTGGGAGGAGCCGCGGCTGGTCGAGTCGATCCTGACGCAGCTCCGGCGGCTCTACGGCGACGTCGTCGCGGAGCCCGTCGGCGTGCACCGCACCCGGTGGCAGGACGACCCGTTCTCGCACGGGTCGTACGCGTACATGACGGTCGGGTCGACGACCGACGACCACGACCTCCTCGCGACGCCCGTGGGTGGGGTGCTCCACCTCGCCGGCGAGGCGACGTGGACCGACGACCCCGCGACCGTGCCGGCGGCGATGCTGTCGGGGCATCGTGCGGCGACGAACGTGCTCGGCCGGGACATCCCGATCGATCACCTCTGGGCCGGCGCGTGATCCGTCGCGTCGGTCGGCGGGCTCAGACCGCCGCGGTGCGGATGCGGACCTCGCGCTCCATGCGCTTCTCGTGACGCTGACGGCCCTTGACCGCCTCGAGCTCGCGGTTCTTCGGCGGCGCGTTGGTCACGAGCCCGTCGAGCAGACGCCTCGTCGCGATCGCGATCTCATCGATCGCGCGATCGAAGGCCTCGGTGTTCGCCCGTGACGGATGCGTCGAACCGCTGACCTTGCGGACGAACTGGAGGGCGGCCTCGCGCACCTCGTCGTCGGTCGTCGGCGGCTCGAAGTTGTGGAGGACGCGGATGTTCCGGCACATGCGAGCGAGGATACCCGCGGTCGTCGTGGGCGGCCACAGCGGCGGCCGCCCACGACGACGGGTCACTCGAACAGGTCGGTCTGCAGCACGGCGTAGAGGGTCGCGTGCACGCGGTCGCGCAGGCCCTCGCCCACGCCGACCGGGTCGGCCGCGAGCGCGTCCTTCGTCGCGGATGCCGCGGAGCTCGGCAGCATCGCGAGCATCAGGTCGTTGCCGTACCGCACCGCGAGCGCCGGATCCATGAACCCGCCGAGCACGGCATCGGTCGACACCACGCCCTCGAAGCCCCACTCGCCGCGGAGCACCTCCTGGAGCAGCTGCTCGTTGCCGCCGGCCCAGCGGCCGCCGATGTTGATGAACGAGCTCATCGCACCCGACGCGTCGCCCTCCTTGACCGTGATCTCGAACGGTCGCAGGTACAGCTCGCGCAGCGCCTGCTCGTCGACGAACACGTTCACGCCCGGTGCCCGCGCGTTGATCTCCTGCTCGTTGAGCGCGAAGTGCTTCATGAACGTGAGCACGCCACGGCTCTGGGCTCCCTGGACCATCGCCGCGCTCAGCTTGCCCGAGAGCAGCGGGTCCTCCGAGAGGTACTCGAAGTTGCGGCCGCCCATCGGGGTGCGGTCGAGGTTCATGCCCGGGGCGTACCAGCCCTGCACGCCGAATGCGTTCGCCTCGGCGCCGACCGCCTCGCCGAGCGCGGAGGCGAGCTCGGGGTTCCAGGTCGCCCCGACGACGGCCTCCGCGGCGAACGACGAGGCATCCAGTTCGCCGAAGAGGAAGTTCAGGCCCGCCGGTCCGTCGAGCAGGACCGCAGACGGGATGCCCAGCCGCTCGACGCCGTCGGTCTGGTAGGCGCCCTTCGCGAACAGGTCCACCTGCTCGTCCACCGTGAGCTGGTCGAGGAACTCCTCCCACTTCGGGTCGTCGTAGTCCAGGCCCTTCAGGTCCTCGAGCATCAGGCCGTTGTCGGCGCCGTAGGCCGGCGCGTCCCCAGCGGCAGGCGGGATCTCGGGGTCCATCCGATCGAGCAGCTCGTCGGACGCGGTGAGGTCCATGTCGGCGCTGTCGGGCCAGGTGCCCTCCCAATCGTTCCGCGACAGGGAGGTGAGGTCGCCGGAGGCGTAGCCGAACCGGTTCTCGAGCGTCTCGCCGGTCACCTCGTCGGTGTCGTAGACGACGGTCTCGGCGATGTCGATCGGGAAGTTCGCGACGGGGGTGTGCACGTCCGTGCCGACGGAGACGAAGTAGGTGCCGGCCTCGAGCACGTACGCCTGGCGGTCTCCCTGGTCCCAGGAGGCCAGGTCGCGCACGGCGAACGACACGCTCACGGTCTCGCTCGCACCGGGCTGGAGCAGCGACGTCTTCGAGAAGCCGGCGAGTTCGATCGCCGACTTCTCGATGCCGCCGGGGGTGTACGGCGCGGCGGAGTAGACCTCGACGACGTCCTTGCCGGCGACGTCGCCCGTGTTCGTCACGGTCACGTCGATCGACACCGTGTCGTCGTCGACGACGGGCTGCGACGCCTGGCGGTCGAAGGTCGTGTAGCTCAGGCCGTAGCCGAACGGGTACTGCACGGCCCCGGCGTAGGCCGCCTCGTCGTCGGCGTACCGGGTCTCGTAGTACCGGTATCCGACGTAGATGCCCTCCTCGTACTCGAGCACGCCGCGGTTGACGTTCTCGTAGCGGAAGTCGCCGAGGTTCTCGGTCGACGGCGCGCTCGTCACGTCGTAGGCGTACGTGTCCGTCAGGCGGCCCGAGGGGTTGACCTCTCCCGCGAGCACCTTCGCGAGCGACACGGCGCCGCGCGGTCCGGGGTTGCCGATCCAGACGGCGCCCGTGATCTGCGGGTACTCCTCGAGGAACCCGAGCTCCATCTGGTTGCCGGAGTTGACGACGACGATCACGTCGTCGAAGTTCGCCGTGACGACGTCGAGCAGTTCGCGCTGCTCGTCGGTGAGGCGCAGGCTCTCGACCGATAGGTCGGCGGCTTCCGAAGCTCCCGAGCCGATCACGAGCATCGCCGTGTCGGAGAAGTCGCGGGCCTGCGCCAGGACCTCTTCGGTGAGGTAGTCGGGCGCGGGTTCGCCGGCGTCATCGCCGCCGAGCAGCATCGACGCGATGCCCACCAGCCCGTTCTGCGAGCCCGACTCGGTCTTGGCGCCCGCCTCCTGCATCGCGGCACGGAGCTCGGGGTTGACCGAGATGCCCTGCTGCTCCAGTGCGTCGTAGAGGCCGACCGCGCTGCCCTGGTTCGCACCGCCCGAACCCGCGCCGCCGAAACGGAGGTTGAACGATGCGAAGCTGAACACGTTGACCGTGTCGTCGGCGAGCGGCAGCACGCCGCCCTCGTTCTCGAGCAGGACGATGCCCTCGTCGGAGATCGCCTCGGTGACCTCGGCGCTGTGCGCCCGCGCCTGGTCGACGGCCGCGGTCCCGCCGCCGAGCGGGATCGAGACGAGGCGGCTGATGTCGCGCACGATCGGTGCGAGCAGCACCGCGACGACCGCGACGATCGCGACGACCACGCCCCAGGTGATGAGGCGGCGCGGACGGTGCTTCAGGCGTCGGTAGGCGCGCTCGCGACGCTTCGCCTCGCGGCGCTCGGCTCGCGTCATCGAGGCGCGCGCAGCCTTGCGCTCCTGCTTCGCGACGCGCTTCGCCGCACGCGCCGCTGCGCGGTCGGCGGCCTTCGCCTGCCTGCGGGCCTCGGGCGACATCGCCTTCAGCTCGGCGCGGCGGGCGCGCTTCGCGGCCCGCTCCTCCGCGAGCCTCGTGCGGGCCTCGTCTCGGAGTTCTCTGCGTGTAGACATGGTGCTCTCAGTTCGGGTTTCGGATCGGATCGGGGGTGGTCTGAGGTGCGGCGGGGCGCATGCCGCTGCAGGCGCCGTGCGCCCGGTCGAGCCGGGGTCGTCGGTCGCGCCGGGCGCCGGTCGCGCCGAGCGCCTCAGTCGTGCCGGGCGCTCGCTGCCCGTCGGGCCCTGCGGTGCGCGCGCCAGGCCGTCGCCGCGCGGCGGACGCCGTGCCAGAACCGGCCGTTCACCATCAGGAGCAGGCCGTCGAGCATCGCGCCGTCGACCGCGCCGTTCGACATCCGCGCGACGGAGCGGAACGGCATGTCGAGCACGAACCGCACGTTGTTCGCCGCGTGCGGGCGTCCGAGCAACATCAGCGTGCGGCTCACCGTGACGATGAGCGCGTGCAGCGCGCTCGCGAAGCCGCCGCGGCCCTTCGCCTGGGCGATGATGTCGTCGCGGGTGAGCGGCCTGCCGGTCGGCCAGGTCGAGCCGGGCAGCGGGCGCCCGAGCAGGGCCTCGAACTCGGCCGCGCCGACGCGGTCGACCGTGCCGTCGAGGTAGTGCGACAGGTCGGCGCGACCGAGGTCGAGCGGGTCGCCGTCGATCGCGTCGCCGTCGATCGCGACCTCGACCCGCGCGCGGATGTCGCGCGACGACGCCGCGGCCAGCACCGAGTACGTTCCGGGCACGGTCCGCCACTCGCCGCGGTCGGGGTCGAACACCTGGAAGGCGTGCTCGCGCAGGGCGACCTCGACGGTCGCGGACTCCCCCGGCTCGAGGGCGACCTTGGCGAAGCCGCCGAGCTCGCGGACCGCGCGGAACTGCCCGGCCGCGGCATCCGGTGCCTCGACGTAGACCTGCACGACCTCCTCGCCGGCGCGGTCGCCCGTGTTGGTCACGGTCACGGTCGCCGCCCGCGCGTCGGCGCGCAGCGCCGAGTAGGCGAAGGTCGTGTAGCTCAGGCCGTGGCCGAAGGGGTAGC from Agromyces sp. LHK192 includes these protein-coding regions:
- a CDS encoding diacylglycerol kinase family protein, with amino-acid sequence MHRTPERLLVAVNPAASFGRNRSVGHAVVERLQREGHDVVMLREPNVELLRRETERALAAGADGLIVVGGDGMVSLGLNLVAGTPVPLGIVATGTGNDLARGLGLPFDDPDAAVDALVAALGREPRRIDAARVQHGGLTTWFAGVLSAGFDAVVNERANRMVRPRGPSRYTIALVRELLTFRPRAYVLTIDGVRREQRAMLVSVANNSSIGGGMRIVPHADLADGALDVFIVHPLSRLGLIRVFPKVFAGEHTSHPAVEFVRARSVGVEASDVVAYADGERIGPLPVDVEVVPGAVAVYV
- a CDS encoding MBL fold metallo-hydrolase; translation: MRLTKLEHATLVLEKPGGAVVIDPGKFTGEFDAPDELVAIVITHEHDDHWTPGHLARLADAAPDARVLGPEGVVRAAAAQGLVVEAVAPGDEIDAGPFRLRFFGGGHAVIHASIPVIDNLGVVVDETFVYAGDSFSVPDVEDVAVLAVPANAPWMKIAESIDFVLEVSPRRAFGTHDALLSQPGKDLAHSRLGWATEQGGGTYLPLAAGDSIEL
- a CDS encoding transglycosylase domain-containing protein, with protein sequence MDDGRDGAVDARPYRHKRARDFQETRTIGGVLGGLVGLVVASVAAGALVVTAATPALSLVGVTASNTIGLFENLPGYLEIGDLSEKSDIYATRSDGSVQHLASFYDQNRITVGWDQVSQYVKDAAVAGEDPRYYDHGGIDLQGTIRAALTTAAGGETQGGSSIAQQYVKNVRVQECEREAADVALGRLTVDEQTALTPDERFALIEDERLGCYDTATETTIDRKLKEMRLAIGVDKRYAKDDILLGYLNIAGFGGTVYGIEAAANYYYSTTAANLTLAQAASLIAIVNNPVKFQLDKPESETNGAANGYAANHARRDYILDRMLNFKKITQVQYDEAVATPVQPAITEPSTGCQTAGGSAYFCDYVIHILQNDPLFGEDAEERMLNFRRGGYQIYTTLDLDLQAAAERAIAENVPQTYPGWDVGAVISSVQVGTGRVLAMAQNKNYSQDPAVVAGRPDFTGINYNTDYDYGGSSGFQPGSSYKVFTLAEWLAEGHSMSERVDSRRKANWGAFRDSCLGTQYADPGWNPRNDANEAGANYSALESTVGSINTGFLGMAKLLDQCGIANKAQAFGVHRADGNPLVQFPSAVLGINEVAPLSLAVAFAGIANGGLSCSPVAIDRIVGGDGQEIEVPKSTCTQAVSPDVAAGMAYGMRRVMTGGTGSVSNGNTEPSVPLIGKTGTTDGAKDTWMVGASSKVATAAGVVSVTGDANQRAISFDSGSAATARHRMWPIVMSAASAKYGGDPIRELGPGPVAPRQGAPSAPPVDTETADPQPAEVGGGDDDSGWGGGDSGWGDGGDSGWGDGGDSGWGDGGDGDSGWGGGGGNGGGDGNGGRGGDGNGGGGGRGG
- a CDS encoding cytochrome b/b6 domain-containing protein, coding for MPSSSPSLRSRISWKQISWKRLAWYLVGALVLLAVAVLAARGLRSLPAVQAFIEQYPGHSGLPDGAPVGIPAWLGWQHFFNVFFLVMIVRTGLIIRSKQRPPAFWTRDNSRFPRTKGTPRRLGISVWLHLVVDAFWVLNGVVYVVLLFATGQWVRIVPTDWSVVPNSLSVVLQYLSLEWPVENSWVSYNDAQVLSYFAVVFIASPIAIITGLRMSPAWPMQGRLAKLPSERVARALHFPTMLFFLLFTFVHVVLVLTTGALRNLNHLYASRDSDDWIGFAVFAGSLVALVGAWVVARPLLLAPLAERFGQVRRMPQPAPAPQPAARR
- a CDS encoding NAD(P)/FAD-dependent oxidoreductase, with translation MDDEGTTTGDPARFDTVVVGAGVSGLTAARLLADAGHRVVVLEARDRVGGRVWTDRTGGEATDLGASWIHGVTDSPVAAAAAAFGMRTVEFTVGGYQPDSRPIAYYGPDGVRLPDADAARFAADIHAVDAALATVVARSAPDASYRDVTEEALAVQGWDDERTLRVREYLEHRSEEQYGAWIEDLAAHGLDDDSIDGDEVVFPDGYDRLAERLAEGLEVRLGRVVRLVRWSAEGVTVTFDGAGVGTERVIADHAVVTVPVGVLQSDAFAIEPELPEPVAGALSRLRMNAFEKVFLRFEDRFWDDGVYAIRQQGPEGRWWHSWYDLTGLHGTPTLLTFAAGPAAIETRDWEEPRLVESILTQLRRLYGDVVAEPVGVHRTRWQDDPFSHGSYAYMTVGSTTDDHDLLATPVGGVLHLAGEATWTDDPATVPAAMLSGHRAATNVLGRDIPIDHLWAGA
- a CDS encoding DUF2277 domain-containing protein; protein product: MCRNIRVLHNFEPPTTDDEVREAALQFVRKVSGSTHPSRANTEAFDRAIDEIAIATRRLLDGLVTNAPPKNRELEAVKGRQRHEKRMEREVRIRTAAV
- a CDS encoding glycoside hydrolase family 3 N-terminal domain-containing protein, yielding MSTRRELRDEARTRLAEERAAKRARRAELKAMSPEARRQAKAADRAAARAAKRVAKQERKAARASMTRAERREAKRRERAYRRLKHRPRRLITWGVVVAIVAVVAVLLAPIVRDISRLVSIPLGGGTAAVDQARAHSAEVTEAISDEGIVLLENEGGVLPLADDTVNVFSFASFNLRFGGAGSGGANQGSAVGLYDALEQQGISVNPELRAAMQEAGAKTESGSQNGLVGIASMLLGGDDAGEPAPDYLTEEVLAQARDFSDTAMLVIGSGASEAADLSVESLRLTDEQRELLDVVTANFDDVIVVVNSGNQMELGFLEEYPQITGAVWIGNPGPRGAVSLAKVLAGEVNPSGRLTDTYAYDVTSAPSTENLGDFRYENVNRGVLEYEEGIYVGYRYYETRYADDEAAYAGAVQYPFGYGLSYTTFDRQASQPVVDDDTVSIDVTVTNTGDVAGKDVVEVYSAAPYTPGGIEKSAIELAGFSKTSLLQPGASETVSVSFAVRDLASWDQGDRQAYVLEAGTYFVSVGTDVHTPVANFPIDIAETVVYDTDEVTGETLENRFGYASGDLTSLSRNDWEGTWPDSADMDLTASDELLDRMDPEIPPAAGDAPAYGADNGLMLEDLKGLDYDDPKWEEFLDQLTVDEQVDLFAKGAYQTDGVERLGIPSAVLLDGPAGLNFLFGELDASSFAAEAVVGATWNPELASALGEAVGAEANAFGVQGWYAPGMNLDRTPMGGRNFEYLSEDPLLSGKLSAAMVQGAQSRGVLTFMKHFALNEQEINARAPGVNVFVDEQALRELYLRPFEITVKEGDASGAMSSFINIGGRWAGGNEQLLQEVLRGEWGFEGVVSTDAVLGGFMDPALAVRYGNDLMLAMLPSSAASATKDALAADPVGVGEGLRDRVHATLYAVLQTDLFE